A stretch of the Theileria equi strain WA chromosome 1, complete sequence genome encodes the following:
- a CDS encoding hypothetical protein (encoded by transcript BEWA_022630A), producing the protein MLNDAKEIMYAICDGNGEGETKFTRSTSNVSTDADLSDVYEQTISYRMVESMMSNGVYNASGLSLKHVSPFPNRSRWWSSGSIRYGGRLPKLTEEIIERAFVPVYRSEADNVCPICLDSLLSNLISLSGCSHVYHRPCFIEYVTKTKIRRIICPLCSSVSFIGKGPSPPGKMSWAVKKDMVVLNDGVFVTLIEIKYKMRSGVQLRWHPSPGRPYMGTVKRAFLPVTADYILILKMLIAAFMDGQTFKVEQANGKSHGKIIWNGIEHKTSVTGGMANGGYPDNDYKKRVTANIISKGVTFTTLY; encoded by the coding sequence ATGTTAAATGACGCTAAAGAGATTATGTACGCCATCTGTGATGGAAACGGCGAGGGGGAGACAAAATTCACAAGGTCAACGTCAAACGTGAGCACGGATGCTGATTTGTCAGATGTCTACGAACAGACGATTAGCTACAGAATGGTGGAGTCGATGATGTCAAACGGCGTCTATAATGCAAGTGGACTCTCTTTAAAGCATGTCAGTCCATTCCCAAACAGGTCCAGATGGTGGAGCAGCGGAAGCATCAGATACGGGGGTAGACTACCAAAGCTGACTGAAGAAATTATAGAAAGGGCGTTCGTACCGGTGTACCGATCAGAAGCTGACAACGTATGTCCCATATGTCTGGACTCCCTGCTGTCTAATTTGATATCGCTAAGTGGCTGTTCTCACGTCTACCACAGACCGTGTTTCATAGAATACGTCACCAAGACGAAGATAAGACGGATAATATGTCCCTTGTGCTCCTCAGTTTCGTTTATTGGCAAAGGTCCATCCCCTCCTGGAAAGATGTCATGGGCTGTGAAAAAGGACATGGTAGTTCTAAACGACGGAGTCTTTGTGACTCTCATAGAGATAAAGTACAAGATGAGGAGTGGAGTCCAATTAAGGTGGCATCCAAGTCCTGGCAGACCTTACATGGGCACAGTTAAAAGAGCCTTTCTCCCTGTTACAGCCGATTACATTCTCATCCTAAAGATGCTGATTGCTGCATTTATGGATGGCCAGACGTTCAAGGTGGAACAAGCAAACGGTAAGAGCCACGGAAAGATAATCTGGAATGGCATTGAGCACAAGACAAGCGTGACTGGCGGGATGGCGAATGGTGGTTACCCTGATAACGACTACAAGAAGCGAGTTACGGCAAATATAATCTCTAAAGGGGTTACCTTTACCACTTTGTATTAA
- a CDS encoding hypothetical protein (encoded by transcript BEWA_022680A), which produces MVICNNKVCIVDSTQMRSIADAMKPDGSKFDSDITYEIDGTVLTWIVNHSDKQVRFECANLLEIIDGYYKAEFFLETKRVFEVPSYFTNFGDATDVTFTSYLDGENYVDELEEYTTETGTTEEGSQVADAPTGKGKRGRRGPRGPSSKPRAPRGSKSSDAKSKNASESAMPSKHTESTKLKSEETVEQNYTLREKRNTSAPKPKTENPRAGDSKRGPKQRQDTITTPTTKGSSLFAVSTSDTDIHFPEDSSSDPKEDDEEYIVTLKKTTKRQKDEDYVVSDKKEVSEDDIETAVRRGTRIRKVSVFQDCYLPGANNEWISEVFIGTNSINF; this is translated from the exons ATGgtaatttgtaataataaAGTTTGTATTGTTGACTCTACGCAAATGCGTAGCATCGCCGATGCTATGAAGCCTGATGGGTCTAAATTTGACAGCGATATCACTTATGAGATAGACG GCACTGTTTTAACGTGGATCGTCAATCACAGCGATAAACAAGTGCGATTTGAATGCGCTAATCTTCTGGAAATAATCGATGGGTATTACAAAGCCGAATTCTTTCTGGAAACCAAAAGGGTTTTCGAAGTCCCCTCctattttacaaactttGGGGATGCCACAGATGTAACATTTACGAGTTACCTGGACGGAGAAAATTATGTGGACGAACTTGAGGAGTATACTACTGAGACGGGAACTACAGAAGAGGGTTCTCAGGTTGCAGATGCTCCTACTGGAAAGGGTAAGAGAGGCAGGAGGGGGCCTAGAGGGCCTTCCTCTAAGCCAAGAGCTCCAAGGGGTTCTAAATCGTCGGATGCGAAATCTAAGAATGCCTCAGAATCTGCCATGCCCAGTAAACATACAGAGAGTACAAAGTTGAAAAGTGAAGAGACAGTTGAACAGAATTATACCCTACGTGAAAAACGGAACACTAGTGCTCCAAAACCAAAGACTGAGAATCCTCGCGCTGGGGATAGTAAAAGGGGTCCAAAACAGAGACAGGATACAATTACTACACCCACTACAAAGGGCTCCAGCTTGTTTGCCGTTAGCACTAGTGACACTGATATTCATTTTCCAGAGGACAGTTCCTCAGATCCAaaagaggatgatgaagagTACATTGTTACTCTAAAAAAAACCACAAAACGTCAAAAGGATGAGGACTACGTGGTCTCAGATAAGAAGGAAGTTTCTGAGGATGACATTGAGACAGCAGTCAGAAGGGGTACACGCATTAGAAAAGTATCCGTATTCCAGGATTGTTATCTTCCTGGCGCCAACAATGAATGGATTTCGGAAGTATTTATTGGAACCAATAGCATTAATTTTTAA
- a CDS encoding hypothetical protein (encoded by transcript BEWA_022670A) gives MQFYGLYAIIHILFSYTRNVEIVTAYESQTDDTHHLNVTGTGEAPGHGRILSKDAFSIRDLDYSITNLSNLPEIPPGEDASALKSSKNTVSNGIPSDFCFAENAGEGKAIELIYPTKNHTEFQINEEALEFLKKIPKPIAVLGVVGSVHVGKSSFLNAFNEHILCGDVSTLSGFPVASSVDPETEGIWMWTVPLKINYNKLKNAMDRLSTHDESFGENFHLISRYVSVFNQEFTHKLSEESVVNANNANVRTVNLIMLDIGGFNSSQSTRKYDEALFSIAATLSSELVYVTNRMINSQHLLDIEALTKSSNLLNLKIYSQYLKHQIDDRPIEHSDGTKDSLTKKGNVESILEMMKNKTLTIMAQDFVQSIDDVNSVKWLHTLLSSFRHDLTPRELSEYINEREVRLKELRNTFSVEAEKNDPSVDYVKRLSSSFKYGIQYLFHSVDCILLPPPANSGGFHSLGQLNKDDISFKYLENLAKYKFKVFSRALNSPRKKLQIVNANDSIPYTFMSGADLVELIKFLIYAINHSLTDNMEEYISTFKYTKLLMYKNDLCDVYRFELLNFISQDTIPVHSDLYEFNKTLLKRIDSIFIDQIQDEISAPDSTRIKDDLSRELTDLYSEAKNLLHNRLTTYCKERILNVNRDFEAYIANIAIPLAPNKLDKHLSDQRKVYQAKLLESINAGGALYSDFEACSLQIAEFNKYIDEYIVKFKEKNGSVLEKMFASACNNALTQYKINCDFSKVENYRKSFSNFKKLSADWKMNSINKFNEELAEFIHVEYLHYTHLSELQKGLDKLEQHSLSQWNSICIREINAISEKYKNAFRGIVSDHITLPSSPDVINVLTLYIRLSATVEISELYCADSDVFRDHYKSFMSSIKDFVDDLYRENYQVILGILEKKFEELEKQLEGLVHSYNIWYNFSTFSYKLALDNISSEDVENLVKNSSQQNLRNKLNLSHLYASQAKLSRVMQNDLNFLQEFKQGKDVQVETEMFIKNIAKHWIKTRVTKKFKPIFKEKKMFAMKIVLGISMILFSIIGLAFYKNKDQFLACLSVFVLGLSTLVGYKTIVVRTSHIVNRCSCVVFGWIAKLLERFGAGYVFTIGFTSAIVLLALFLFYIVRPFNRLLNRIGDRNSKSYVRM, from the coding sequence atgcagttttatgGCCTATACGCGATTATTCATATCCTCTTTTCATACACAAGAAATGTAGAGATTGTGACAGCATATGAATCACAAACTGACGATACACACCACCTAAATGTCACCGGTACTGGCGAGGCTCCGGGCCATGGAAGGATTCTGAGCAAAGACGCATTTAGTATTCGTGATTTGGACTATTCAATTACGAATCTATCAAATTTACCTGAAATACCTCCTGGTGAAGATGCTTCCGCTTTAAAATCGTCCAAAAATACGGTGTCCAATGGCATACCCAGCGACTTTTGCTTTGCCGAAAACGCTGGCGAAGGGAAGGCTATAGAGTTGATTTACCCAACTAAAAACCATACAGAATTCCAAATAAACGAGGAAGCGCTAGAGtttttgaagaaaataCCAAAACCCATCGCGGTGCTGGGTGTAGTTGGTTCAGTTCATGTCGGCAAAAGTTCCTTTTTAAACGCTTTTAATGAGCATATACTCTGTGGAGATGTTTCTACGTTATCTGGATTTCCGGTAGCCAGCTCTGTTGACCCGGAAACTGAGGGAATATGGATGTGGACAGTACCACTAAAAATAAACTACAACAAGTTGAAGAACGCTATGGATCGTTTGTCAACCCATGACGAATCGTTTGGTGAGAATTTTCATCTAATAAGCCGTTACGTGTCTGTTTTTAACCAGGAATTTACGCACAAACTTTCTGAGGAGTCGGTTGTGAATGCAAACAATGCCAATGTCAGGACCGTAAATTTGATAATGCTTGATATTGGAGGTTTCAATAGCTCACAAAGCACGAGAAAGTATGATGAAGCACTCTTTTCCATCGCTGCGACACTTTCTAGCGAACTGGTTTATGTTACAAACAGAATGATAAACAGCCAGCACCTTCTGGACATTGAAGCGTTGACAAAGTCTTCTAATTTACTAAATCTAAAGATTTACTCTCAGTATCTTAAACATCAGATTGACGATAGGCCAATAGAACATTCGGATGGAACTAAAGACTCTCTTACCAAAAAGGGAAATGTGGAATCAATTCtagaaatgatgaagaataaGACATTGACTATCATGGCACAGGATTTTGTTCAGAGCATTGATGACGTAAACAGTGTAAAGTGGCTTCATACTCTATTGAGTTCATTTAGACATGATTTGACTCCCCGTGAACTGTCagaatatataaatgaGCGTGAAGTAAGATTGAAGGAGTTGAGGAACACCTTTAGCGTTGAAGCTGAAAAAAATGACCCGTCTGTGGACTATGTGAAAAGATTGTCATCCTCATTCAAGTATGGTATACAATATCTATTTCATTCAGTTGATTGCATCCTGCTTCCACCACCTGCTAATTCTGGTGGCTTTCATTCTCTAGGTCAACTGAACAAGGATGATATTAGCTTCAAGTATCTGGAAAACTTGGCAAAGTACAAATTTAAGGTGTTTTCCAGGGCTCTTAATTCGCCAAGAAAAAAATTGCAAATTGTAAATGCCAATGATAGCATTCCATATACGTTTATGAGTGGAGCAGATTTGGTAGAGCTTATAAAGTTCCTTATTTATGCAATCAATCATAGCCTAACGGATaatatggaagagtatATAAGTACGTTCAAGTACACAAAATTGCtaatgtacaagaatgaCCTTTGCGATGTCTATAGATTTGAGCTCTTGAACTTTATTTCACAGGATACAATCCCAGTACATTCTGATTTATACGAGTTTAACAAAACACTTTTGAAAAGGATTGACTCTATATTTATTGATCAAATCCAGGATGAAATATCTGCGCCAGATTCTACTAGAATTAAAGACGATTTATCAAGAGAGTTGACAGATTTGTATTCCGAAGCAAAGAATCTACTGCACAATAGATTGACCACTTACTGTAAAGAACGTATTTTGAATGTAAATAGGGATTTTGAAGCTTACATTGCAAATATTGCTATACCATTAGCACCAAATAAATTGGATAAACACTTGAGCGATCAACGTAAAGTTTATCAGGCAAAGCTGTTGGAATCAATAAATGCGGGTGGAGCTCTCTACTCGGATTTTGAAGCATGCTCTCTCCAAATAGCAGAGTTTAACAAGTATATTGATGAAtatattgtaaaattcaaggaaaagaatggtTCAGTCTTGGAAAAAATGTTTGCATCTGCATGCAATAACGCTTTAACGCAGTACAAGATTAACTGTGATTTCTCAAAGGTGGAAAACTATCGCAAAAGTTTTAGCAACTTTAAAAAATTGTCAGCAGACTGGAAAATGAATTCGATCAATAAATTTAATGAGGAATTGGCCGAATTCATACATGTAGAATATCTCCACTATACACACCTCTCAGAATTACAAAAAGGCTTGGACAAACTCGAGCAACACTCACTTTCACAGTGGAATAGCATCTGCATAAGAGAGATAAATGCGATTTCtgaaaaatacaaaaacGCATTTAGAGGCATAGTCTCTGATCATATCACATTACCATCAAGTCCAgatgttataaatgtacTTACTCTCTACATTAGGCTCTCCGCAACAGTTGAAATTAGTGAATTGTATTGTGCAGATTCTGATGTGTTCAGAGATCATTACAAGAGTTTTATGTCGAGTATTAAGGACTTTGTTGATGATTTGTACAGGGAAAACTACCAAGTCATTCTAGGGATTCTTGAAAAGAAGTTTGAAGAACTCGAAAAGCAGCTTGAGGGCCTTGTGCATTCCTACAATATTTGGTACAACTTTAGCACATTTTCTTATAAACTAGCCCTGGATAATATTTCTAGTGAAGATGTCGAGAATTTGGTCAAAAATTCCTCTCAACAGAATCTTAGAAATAAACTAAATCTCTCACACCTCTATGCATCTCAAGCCAAGCTTTCCAGGGTCATGCAAAATGATTTAAACTTTCTTCAAGAGTTTAAACAGGGAAAGGATGTACAGGTGGAAACTGAAATgtttataaaaaatattgCAAAACATTGGATAAAAACCAGGGTAACTAAAAAGTTTAAGCCTATATTtaaagaaaagaaaatgtTTGCAATGAAAATTGTACTAGGGATATCAATGATACTTTTTTCCATAATAGGCCTTGCCTTTTACAAGAACAAGGACCAATTTTTGGCATGTTTATCAGTGTTTGTCTTGGGGTTATCCACGCTTGTGGGATACAAGACAATAGTTGTAAGAACATCACATATAGTTAACCGTTGCTCATGTGTTGTGTTTGGCTGGATCGCAAAGCTGCTCGAGAGGTTTGGAGCAGGATATGTTTTTACAATAGGATTTACGAGTGCCATTGTCCTTTTGGCgttgtttttgttttataTCGTCCGACCGTTTAATAGGTTGTTGAATAGAATCGGGGACAGAAACTCAAAGTCCTATGTACGTATGTAA
- a CDS encoding nuclear protein SKIP/SNW domain-containing protein (encoded by transcript BEWA_022660A) encodes MAEYTRKSTQLLMKNQAEGILKHSEAKGSFSIVEDSLAVSGNNRQNGQTLALTFGADGKPEYDAIVKQGLRKGKIVYSKPGDQLEKSFTNDELARPSDDSVQDTIEKTREALQLALSKQNSIAKPASAEPEIFRYTPSQQSQAGIKQRLIRMVEKEVDPLEPSRFRHKKLPAAPPSPPPPVQHSPPRKLTKEDQEAWKIPPCVSNWKNQKGYTIPIDKRVQADGRRFQDVYINDKFAALSESLFLAERTAREEVRLRNEAQRALKIQEAQEREEQLRALAAKAREERSKLSRNDELHLAEVERKRELERELRLEKAGKKIKAAYERDANRDISEKVALGQPNPSKVTDIYDSRLLNTSAGLDSGFQAGDDESYGIYDKPLFADRSTANIYTHSSERFNQSVGDSMHVPSFANANKNAQRTTPVEFVKDTSDPFGLNSLLDKANKK; translated from the exons ATGGCGGAGTATACCAG GAAAAGCACCCAGCtattgatgaagaatcaaGCTGAGGGAATCTTGAAGCATTCCGAGGCAAAAGGTTCATTTTCGATAGTTGAGGACTCATTAGCCGTAAGCGGGAACAACCGCCAG AATGGCCAAACTCTGGCTCTTACGTTTGGAGCGGATGGAAAACCTGAGTATGACGCCATCGTCAAGCAGGGACTCAGAAAGGGAAAAATTGTTTACTCAAAACCAGGCGATCAGCTAGAAAAATCCTTTACAAATGATGAATTAGCTCGTCCTTCCGATGATTCTGTTCAGGATACGATTGAAAAAACCAGGGAAGCCCTGCAACTTGCCCTGAGTAAACAGAATTCTATCGCTAAACCCGCATCAGCGGAGCCAGAAATCTTCAGATATACCCCGAGCCAGCAATCTCAG GCTGGGATAAAACAGAGATTAATTAGAATGGTAGAAAAGGAAGTGGACCCCTTGGAGCCATCTCGGTTTCGCCACAAAAAACTTCCTGCAGCTCCACCATCTCCTCCACCACCAGTTCAACATTCACCTCCAAGAAAGTTGACAAAGGAAGATCAAGAAGCCTGGAAAATCCCACCCTGTGTTAGCAACTGGAAAAACCAGAAGGGGTATACCATCCCAATTGACAAGAGGGTCCAAGCtgatggaagaagatttcAAGATGTTTACATCAACGACAAATTTGCAGCACTGAGTGAAAGTTTATTTTTAGCTGAACGTACAGCTAGAGAAGAAGTTAGACTTAGAAATGAGGCCCAGAGGGCTCTCAAGATACAAGAAGCACAAGAACGTGAGGAGCAGTTGCGTGCTCTTGCCGCAAAGGctagagaagaaagatCTAAATTAAGCAGAAATGATGAGCTACATTTGGCTGAAGTTGAAAGGAAACGCGAGTTGGAACGTGAATTACGTCTGGAGAAAGCAGGCAAAAAGATCAAGGCTGCATACGAAAGGGATGCAAATAGAGATATTTCTGAAAAGGTTGCTCTTGGACAACCAAATCCATCAAAGGTTACCGACATATACGATTCCAGACTTCTCAATACCAGTGCTGGACTCGACTCTGGCTTCCAGGCTGGTGATGATGAAAGTTATGGCATCTATGACAAACCTCTATTCGCCGACAGAAGTACTGCAAACATTTATACACACAGCAGTGAAAGATTCAATCAATCCGTCGG GGACTCTATGCATGTACCCTCGTTTGCCAACGCAAATAAAAATGCCCAGAGGACTACCCCCGTTGAATTTGTCAAGGATACTTCAGATCCATTCGGACTCAATAGTCTACTAGATAAAGcaaataaaaaataa
- a CDS encoding signal peptide-containing protein (encoded by transcript BEWA_022640A) produces MNSPKRVLSTILVWMLVYYLLARRFHGIFELDEIDQKLMYYSESSFYLSYYYDIVESETWKDALSKMLHDNYTEHPKTIITFRRINIVQGLFIHSFGIAILFAITADFNDSMTSGIHFLGLFISNFQHKLISRISALPLRENFATPSIWCSILAIKGILSLNNERKWCYILFLSHIWSLLSWQFSIHVISTQIACIFALNILGLISNSLFRHILNIKSLALFVSTALMLFPLYNLTSLLTNVICSIHISLWVVNDEGIEADNFHSRVQKGVLTVIVFVFNHFLINRISRPDGHIFDMLFVKLGLSKETFDSLIYSLGVEFRMLAGFMFEMIKSTNIFYYLIPSIVTVLFCIIKVVYLKS; encoded by the exons ATGAATTCCCCAAAACGAGTGCTGTCGACGATCCTTGTATG GATGCTTGTCTACTATTTGCTAGCCAGAAGGTTCCATGGGATATTTGAGCTCGACGAAATCGACCAGAAGCTCATGTATTATTCAGAA TCGTCCTTTTACCTTTCGTACTACTACGATATTGTGGAATCTGAAACTTGGAAGGATGCTCTATCCAAAATGCT ACATGACAACTACACGGAACATCCAAAAACAATCATCACATTTAGACGCATAAATATTGTGCAAG GACTCTTTATACACTCGTTTGGAATTGCTATTTTGTTTGCCATTACGGCAGATTTTAACGATTCAATGACGTCGGGAATTCACTTCCTGGGACTCTTTATATCAAATTTTCAGCATAAACTAATCTCTAGGATTTCAGCACTCCCACTGCGCGAAAATTTTGCTACTCCATCAATTTGGTGTAGTATTTTAGCCATAAAGGGAATATTAAGCCTCAATAACGAAAGGAAATGGTGTTATATCCTATTTTTGTCACACATTTGGTCACTACTTTCATGGCAGTTTTCTATCCATGTTATTTCCACCCAG ATCGCATGTATTTTTGCCCTAAACATACTTGGGCTAATATCAAACAGTTTATTTCGGCATATCTTGAATATAAAATCGCTGGCATTATTTGTATCCACCGCTCTCATGTTATTCCCACTCTACAAT TTGACATCTCTTCTCACAAATGTCATATGTTcaatacacatttcattGTGGGTTGTTAATGACGAAGGAATAGAGGCTGACAATTTTCATTCAAGAGTACAAAAGGGGGTTTTGACAGTCATTGTTTTCGTGTTTAACCATTTCCTCATCAACAG AATATCACGTCCAGATGGCCATATATTTGATATGCTTTTCGTGAAACTAGGACTATCTAAGGAAACTTTTGATTCATTAATTTACTCTCTTGGTGTT GAATTTAGAATGCTTGCAGGATTTATGTTtgaaatgataaagagcACAAACATATTTTATTACCTAATTCCATCGATTGTCACAGTACTTTTTTGCATTATAAAGGTTGTATATCTCAAATCATAA
- a CDS encoding hypothetical protein (encoded by transcript BEWA_022650A) — translation MPLDELKKVPYGELYNNKESKQLVEWINGNLNQNEAILSDMPTSSIIRCATRNRVVINPQYEDYDIRKKTRFLYTLGDYADDKWFGEEMYQIYKCEYVVVPKKFCLIPNDETDAINKLLKSNDYTKYSQTAEHGDRLCNRLLMKTSTFDLLFSNGHYFIYKYNKDRVSRNDKLGTTNSFEAIKPWLSRCSSDPKCPQQIYSTFSFLNEHVNSQLAREILEYGIKTYSENLLMIRLYAEAMDYDLERYSVANKYYRKLIYKMGDECKSREDFLLLSQYLGFLLETKEGNHKEIKSIVELSSKCLDLQYKGEDSESLCLFSAQLLEISRTFKDQMTRPLAQKFWQKGLEYGRQNECFYKHYSKFNQNPPRKRDLFANFLFGKFQVP, via the exons ATGCCTCTTGATGAACTCAAAAAGGTTCCGTATGGCGAATTATACAATAACAAAGAGTCAAAGCAATTGGTTGAATGGATAAATGGTAACTTAAATCAGAATGAAGCGATTCTCTCTGACATGCCGACTTCCAGCATTATTAGATGTGCTACCAGAAATAGAGTGGTAATAAACCCACAATATGAAGACTATGACATCCGAAAGAAG ACAAGATTTCTTTATACACTTGGGGACTATGCTGATGATAAATGGTTCGGTGAAGAAATGTACCAAATTTACAAGTGTGAATACGTTGTGGTTCCAAAAAAGTTTTGTCTGATCCCAAACGATGAGACTGATGCTATAAACAAATTATTAAAATCTAACGACTATACTAAATATAGCCAAACCGCCGAACATGGCGATCGGTTATGCAATAGGTTGCTGATGAAGACGAGCACTTTTGACCTACTCTTTTCAAACGGTCACTATTTCATTTACAAGTACAACAAGGATAGAGTTTCTAGGAATGATAAATTAGGAACTACAAACAGTTTTGAGGCAATTAAACCTTGGCTTTCACGATGCTCTAG TGACCCCAAATGCCCACAACAAATATATTCGACGTTTTCGTTCCTAAATGAGCATGTTAACTCTCAATTAGCTCGAGAAATACTTGAATACGGGATAAAAACTTACTCGGAAAACCTGTTAATGATAAGACTGTATGCTGAGGCAATGGACTACGATTTGGAGAGGTATAGCGTTGCAAACAAGTACTACAGGAAGCTGATATACAAG ATGGGTGACGAGTGCAAATCAAGAGAAGATTTCCTATTACTTTCGCAATACCTTGGCTTCCTCTTAGAG accaaagaaggaaatcATAAGGAGATAAAATCCATCGTAGAACTGAGCTCAAAATGTTTGGACCTGCAATATAAAGGGGAAGACTCTGAGAGCTTGTGCCTTTTTTCCGCGCAATTACTGGAGATTTCGAGGACATTTAAAGACCAAATGACAAGACCGTTGGctcaaaagttttggcAAAAGGGACTG GAATACGGACGACAAAACGAATGCTTCTACAAACATTATAGCAAATTCAACCAAAATCCACCGAGAAAAAGAGATTTATTCGCAAACTTTCTATTTGGAAAGTTTCAAGTGCCATGA